The following are encoded in a window of Podospora pseudoanserina strain CBS 124.78 chromosome 6, whole genome shotgun sequence genomic DNA:
- a CDS encoding hypothetical protein (EggNog:ENOG503NUJG; COG:H; CAZy:PL1), producing MRTAHSLVWLATAATVATAVRINKPRLLSKRQMNWEEQEEATYDDACNIGYCSVFGATIGGWGAEHNFVKTVDEFTAAMAGTEVGVVIVGAAIEAEGIQVAVGSSKTIIGAPGSSLSGISLLLKDSRNVIIRNLVISNTKTDAITIQNGRSIWLDHLDISASGGKLLGITSGSDYISVSHNKFHGFSHAFDSAVAIGHPDSSALEDNDKFHITFARNHFVNVTNALSFRSGTGHIFNSFYEKPQRGLDIGSGGKVLVEKSVFDGIGTGNAVFSSDGRGYATIKDVVVVGAYGSFPPEADLSEENVAYPYDWFIYETAKVKDVASRWAGQTLKFMSWD from the exons ATGCGTACTGCACACTCCCTTGTATGGTTGGCCACAGCTGCCACAGTTGCCACCGCCGTCAGGATCAACAAGCCCCGTCTTCTGTCGAAAAGACAGATGAATTgggaagagcaggaagaggCAACATACGACGATGCCTGCAATATTGGTTATTGTTCTGTGTTCGGAGC AACTATTGGCGGCTGGGGGGCTGAGCACAACTTTGTGAAGACAGTGGATGAGTTTACCGCTGCCATGGCAGGAACAGAAGTAGGCGTGGTTATTGTCGGTGCGGCTATTGAGGCAGAAGGCATCCAAGTTGCAGTAGGGTCCAGTAAGACCATTATCGGTGCTCCTGGAAGCT CTCTGAGCGGTATCAGCCTGCTGCTAAAGGACAGCCGCAACGTTATCATCCGTAACCTAGtcatctccaacaccaagaccgaTGCTATCACTATCCAGAACGGCCGCTCCATCTGGCTCGACCATCTAGACATCTCGGCTTCGGGTGGAAAGCTTCTAGGAATCACTAGCGGCAGTGACTACATCTCGGTGAGCCACAACAAATTCCACGGCTTCTCACACGCCTTCGATTCAGCCGTGGCAATCGGGCACCCAGACAGCAGCGCTCTTGAGGACAACGACAAATTCCACATAACATTTGCGAGAAACCACTTTGTGAACGTCACCAATGCCCTGTCGTTCCGATCCGGCACTGGGCATATCTTCAATTCGTTCTACGAGAAGCCACAGAGAGGTCTTGACATTGGAAGTGGTGGGAAGGTGCTGGTAGAGAAGAGTGTGTTTGACGGAATTGGGACTGGAAATGCAGTGTTTTCCTCTGACGGGAGAGGCTATGCTACCATTAAAGACgtcgtggttgttggcgCCTATGGGAGCTTCCCTCCCGAAGCCGACCTGAGCGAGGAAAATGTGGCATATCCGTATGACTGGTTCATCTACGAAACAGCCAAGGTCAAAGATGTAGCTAGTCGATGGGCAGGGCAGACGCTCAAGTTCATGTCTTGGGATTAG